GATCATGGGACTGCCGTTGAGCAGCGCCCCGTGAATGGCCACAAACAGGCCATGCACATGGAAGATGGGCAGCGCGTGAATCAGCACATCGCCGTCCTTCCAGCCCCAGTAGACCTTGAGCATCGCCGCATTGCTCAGCAGATTGCCGTGACTGAGCATGGCACCCTTGCTGCGCCCCGTGGTGCCGCTGGTGTAGAGAATCGCCGCCAGATCGTCGGCGCGGCGCGCAACGACCTGGTGCTCGTCGCTGTGGTGGACCGCACGCTCCAGCAAGCTGCCCGTGCGATCGGTGCCCAGGGTGTAGACATGGCCCACGCCGTGGTTGAACGCAATCTTGGACACCCAGCCAAAACAGCCGGGTGCGCAGACCACCACGGCCGGCTCGGCATTGGTGATGAAGTACTCCATCTCTGCGCTCTGATAGGCCGTGTTCAGCGGCAGGAACACATGGCCGCTGCGCAGCGTGGCCAGGTACAGCATCATGGCTTCGACCGATTTTTCCACCTGCACCGCAATGCGGCTGCCATCGGGCAGATCCAGAGAGGCCAGCAGATTGGCCATGCGTGCACTGCCCTGCTCCAGATCGGCCCAGGTGTAGTAGAGACTGGAGCCATCGGGCTCGATGGCCTCCACGGCATTTTTCGTCAGATCCGCAGGAAACGCAGCGCGCAGCGCGCTGAAAAGATTGGCTTGAGGCATGTCGGTCATCGTGATGCTGTCGAACTCGACAACGGTGAAAGCAAAAGGTCCATGGCCATCATAGGCCCGGCCCTGGCCTGACTGATGGCAGCAGGCACTGAAAAAACGCACTTCTTCAAATGGGGCGCCCGCAAAGGCCGCCCCGCAAAGCAGCCAGCGGGCTCAGGAGTCAATCTTCACATTCGCCGCCTTGACCACATGGGCCCAGCGCTGGATCTCGCTTTGCACCATGGCTGCAAACTGCGGCTGGCTCAGCTGCCCATAGTCGGCGCCGTTCTTGGCCCAGGCAGCCTTGATGTCCTCGGCTGCTCCGATCCTGCGCACCTCGTCCAGCATCTGCTGCTGCACGGCAGTTGGCGTCCCCTTGGGCGCCCATAGTCCATACCAGGTGGTGACGGTGAAGTCCGGCAGACCGCACTCGGCAGCGCTGGGCACATCGGGGAAGGCAGGGTTGCGCTTGGCACCCGCCACCATCAAGGCCTTGATGCGGCCACCCTTGATATGCTGGGCCGATGAGCCCAGGCCGTCGAACAGCATGTCCACATTGCCCGCTATCAGGTCCTGCAGTGCAGGGCCTGCACCTTTGTAGGGAATATGGGTGATCTGGGTCTTGGTCTGCAGCTTGAACAGCTCGCCCGCCAGATGGTGCGAGGAACCCGGCCCTGCCGAG
This window of the Comamonas testosteroni genome carries:
- a CDS encoding Bug family tripartite tricarboxylate transporter substrate binding protein, whose product is MQDSWAKSVGLQRRTLLRSTGVFLAAGASGWAGLAQASEWPSRPVNLIVPFPAGGGTDTFARPFSAQFAKTSGKTLVIDNRGGAGGTLGASIAAKSAPDGYNFFMGGTHHVIAPSVYPKLDYDLERDFIPLALLASVPQVVVVNPKKVTHASLQALVQDLRANPGKYNYASAGPGSSHHLAGELFKLQTKTQITHIPYKGAGPALQDLIAGNVDMLFDGLGSSAQHIKGGRIKALMVAGAKRNPAFPDVPSAAECGLPDFTVTTWYGLWAPKGTPTAVQQQMLDEVRRIGAAEDIKAAWAKNGADYGQLSQPQFAAMVQSEIQRWAHVVKAANVKIDS